From Oreochromis niloticus isolate F11D_XX linkage group LG14, O_niloticus_UMD_NMBU, whole genome shotgun sequence, one genomic window encodes:
- the nectin3a gene encoding nectin-3-like protein isoform X2 codes for MEKRLPLRRTLPSNGLRLLISLLTLYGLTGVSSNQVVVPEKVNAVLGKNITLGCRIEVGPSLSFTQSSWERRLPSGTITLAVFNPEFGTSYSLQYEKRISFVSPSIRDATITLEGVDFTDIGSYTCKVATFPLGNTQASTYVNVLVEPKVYVSAGPTALLDGGNESLVATCIAERGLPEAKVFWETELHGRSEKQSQNEANGITTVRVHYMWQPQSSAQGKTLTCVVRHPALQTEFRIPYMLNVQFAPAVSIMGICKNWYAGQANVKLTCEAKANPAARQFTWTRLDGLMPEGVEISNNSLAFTRPLERNDSGVYHCEVTNDIGTSSQVVNIWVQDPPPTTAAPSTTASVLHDTPGTGTAVDQRRSPFTSPTLASLHDSSLGTIVGGAVGGVLFLILLLILGGACYMHQRRTFRGDYYTKQYLGPSDMQKESQLDVLQPHELQEVYGEKTSKGSQDLKPKLGGDIIYPDYTPERKDRDDWIDRGDANRGFKEGNYYPDHYNSQNMHPCGPPVHSPIVNNGSPYLPEDCYDNGTDSDYVSHMDGSVISRREWYV; via the exons GTGTGAGCAGTAACCAGGTAGTTGTTCCTGAAAAAGTGAATGCAGTGCTGGGAAAGAACATCACACTGGGCTGCCGAATAGAAGTGGGTCCTAGCCTCAGCTTTACACAGAGCTCCTGGGAGCGTCGTCTTCCTTCAGGCACTATTACCCTGGCGGTGTTCAATCCCGAGTTTGGAACCTCATATTCTTTACAATATGAAAAACGCATCTCATTTGTTTCCCCTTCAATACGAGATGCCACCATTACCCTTGAAGGAGTTGACTTTACGGATATCGGGTCCTACACCTGCAAAGTGGCTACATTTCCTTTGGGCAATACACAAGCATCCACTTATGTTAATGTTTTAG TGGAGCCAAAAGTGTACGTGTCCGCAGGCCCCACAGCTCTGCTGGACGGTGGCAATGAGTCACTGGTGGCCACCTGCATTGCAGAGCGGGGTCTTCCTGAAGCCAAGGTCTTCTGGGAGACGGAGCTGCACGGGCGATCAGAGAAGCAGAGTCAGAATGAGGCAAACGGCATCACCACCGTACGTGTGCACTACATGTGGCAGCCACAGAGCTCCGCCCAGGGGAAGACACTCACCTGTGTGGTGAGACACCCAGCCCTGCAGACAGAGTTTCGCATACCCTACATGCTAAATGTGCAGT tTGCACCAGCAGTATCGATCATGGGAATTTGCAAAAATTGGTACGCTGGCCAAGCAAATGTGAAATTAACCTGTGAAGCCAAGGCCAACCCAGCTGCGCGTCAGTTCACATGGACCAG GTTGGATGGCTTGATGCCTGAGGGTGTTGAGATCTCAAACAATAGCCTTGCTTTCACTCGCCCATTGGAGCGCAATGACTCTGGAGTCTATCACTGCGAAGTGACGAATGACATTGGTACCAGCAGTCAGGTTGTGAACATCTGGGTACAAG ATCCTCCCCCCACCACCGCAGCCCCCAGCACCACTGCCTCTGTCCTGCACGACACCCCTGGAACCGGCACTGCCGTGGACCAGCGGAGATCCCCGTTCACCTCCCCCACCTTGGCGTCCTTACACGACAGCAGCCTGGGTACTATAGTTGGTGGGGCAGTGGGAGGAGTTCTCTTCCTGATCCTCTTGCTGATCCTTGGCGGGGCTTGCTATATGCACCAACGGCGAACCTTCAGAGGGGACTACTACACCAAACAGTATTTGGGACCCTCCGACAtgcagaaggaatctcagctGGACGTGCTGCAGCCGCATGAGCTGCAAGAGGTGTACGGGGAGAAAACGAGCAAAGGCAGCCAGGATCTGAAACCCAAATTGGGTGGAGATATCATTTACCCTGACTACACACCTGAGCGCAAAGACAGGGACGACTGGATCGACAGGGGAGATGCCAACAGGGGCTTCAAGGAGGGAAACTACTACCCAGATCACTACAACAGCCAAAACATGCACCCCTGCGGGCCTCCTGTGCACAGCCCCATAGTCAACAACGGCTCCCCCTATCTCCCGGAGGACTGCTATGACAATGGTACAGACAGCGACTATGTCTCCCACATGGACGGATCTGTGATTTCACGCAGGGAGTGGTATGTTTGA
- the nectin3a gene encoding nectin-3-like protein isoform X1: MEKRLPLRRTLPSNGLRLLISLLTLYGLTAGVSSNQVVVPEKVNAVLGKNITLGCRIEVGPSLSFTQSSWERRLPSGTITLAVFNPEFGTSYSLQYEKRISFVSPSIRDATITLEGVDFTDIGSYTCKVATFPLGNTQASTYVNVLVEPKVYVSAGPTALLDGGNESLVATCIAERGLPEAKVFWETELHGRSEKQSQNEANGITTVRVHYMWQPQSSAQGKTLTCVVRHPALQTEFRIPYMLNVQFAPAVSIMGICKNWYAGQANVKLTCEAKANPAARQFTWTRLDGLMPEGVEISNNSLAFTRPLERNDSGVYHCEVTNDIGTSSQVVNIWVQDPPPTTAAPSTTASVLHDTPGTGTAVDQRRSPFTSPTLASLHDSSLGTIVGGAVGGVLFLILLLILGGACYMHQRRTFRGDYYTKQYLGPSDMQKESQLDVLQPHELQEVYGEKTSKGSQDLKPKLGGDIIYPDYTPERKDRDDWIDRGDANRGFKEGNYYPDHYNSQNMHPCGPPVHSPIVNNGSPYLPEDCYDNGTDSDYVSHMDGSVISRREWYV; encoded by the exons CAGGTGTGAGCAGTAACCAGGTAGTTGTTCCTGAAAAAGTGAATGCAGTGCTGGGAAAGAACATCACACTGGGCTGCCGAATAGAAGTGGGTCCTAGCCTCAGCTTTACACAGAGCTCCTGGGAGCGTCGTCTTCCTTCAGGCACTATTACCCTGGCGGTGTTCAATCCCGAGTTTGGAACCTCATATTCTTTACAATATGAAAAACGCATCTCATTTGTTTCCCCTTCAATACGAGATGCCACCATTACCCTTGAAGGAGTTGACTTTACGGATATCGGGTCCTACACCTGCAAAGTGGCTACATTTCCTTTGGGCAATACACAAGCATCCACTTATGTTAATGTTTTAG TGGAGCCAAAAGTGTACGTGTCCGCAGGCCCCACAGCTCTGCTGGACGGTGGCAATGAGTCACTGGTGGCCACCTGCATTGCAGAGCGGGGTCTTCCTGAAGCCAAGGTCTTCTGGGAGACGGAGCTGCACGGGCGATCAGAGAAGCAGAGTCAGAATGAGGCAAACGGCATCACCACCGTACGTGTGCACTACATGTGGCAGCCACAGAGCTCCGCCCAGGGGAAGACACTCACCTGTGTGGTGAGACACCCAGCCCTGCAGACAGAGTTTCGCATACCCTACATGCTAAATGTGCAGT tTGCACCAGCAGTATCGATCATGGGAATTTGCAAAAATTGGTACGCTGGCCAAGCAAATGTGAAATTAACCTGTGAAGCCAAGGCCAACCCAGCTGCGCGTCAGTTCACATGGACCAG GTTGGATGGCTTGATGCCTGAGGGTGTTGAGATCTCAAACAATAGCCTTGCTTTCACTCGCCCATTGGAGCGCAATGACTCTGGAGTCTATCACTGCGAAGTGACGAATGACATTGGTACCAGCAGTCAGGTTGTGAACATCTGGGTACAAG ATCCTCCCCCCACCACCGCAGCCCCCAGCACCACTGCCTCTGTCCTGCACGACACCCCTGGAACCGGCACTGCCGTGGACCAGCGGAGATCCCCGTTCACCTCCCCCACCTTGGCGTCCTTACACGACAGCAGCCTGGGTACTATAGTTGGTGGGGCAGTGGGAGGAGTTCTCTTCCTGATCCTCTTGCTGATCCTTGGCGGGGCTTGCTATATGCACCAACGGCGAACCTTCAGAGGGGACTACTACACCAAACAGTATTTGGGACCCTCCGACAtgcagaaggaatctcagctGGACGTGCTGCAGCCGCATGAGCTGCAAGAGGTGTACGGGGAGAAAACGAGCAAAGGCAGCCAGGATCTGAAACCCAAATTGGGTGGAGATATCATTTACCCTGACTACACACCTGAGCGCAAAGACAGGGACGACTGGATCGACAGGGGAGATGCCAACAGGGGCTTCAAGGAGGGAAACTACTACCCAGATCACTACAACAGCCAAAACATGCACCCCTGCGGGCCTCCTGTGCACAGCCCCATAGTCAACAACGGCTCCCCCTATCTCCCGGAGGACTGCTATGACAATGGTACAGACAGCGACTATGTCTCCCACATGGACGGATCTGTGATTTCACGCAGGGAGTGGTATGTTTGA